Part of the Lytechinus pictus isolate F3 Inbred chromosome 18, Lp3.0, whole genome shotgun sequence genome, TGGTCTGTGTGTTTTTATCCTGGTTTTGAATTGtgggcataattttttttttaaagacccaAAAAATCACCTTCTTAGTTTTGTTGTCATCCATACGCGCCCCTCATCCGGCTCCCGGAACCACCAATCAGTATgagtttttttattcttatcattattattttttgttgtattcagtagttttttttttacaacttcaattcatatacaaaataaaatacatataacaaatagaagttggatgtctttacaaattgatgcataCCTTGACAACTCATAAATTAAACATCATTTTCTTCCCCTTAAGTGTtgcaataaaacacaatgtcaGACATCTTCCAATACATAATTATTAATCATTACCAATGCTAATCGATGTTTATAAGTTTTTTCGTTCCAACTTCATTAGATAATCGTTTACTCTTGATACCGATATCTTTTAACttactttcaatttcaattcgtGCTTTTGTAGACACGGTACACAAAATCTATTGATTTATAGTTCACTATCTTCAAAATCCTTATTGGTCGGGCGCTATTGGTCGATAACTCCGGCGCGATCGGCCGGCATTCAAGTTCCCCCGCGCTGGCATTGCTTTATATGTTTATAACGAACGATCCCATTGGTTGATttaacgtcatgacattaaatcGTTGAGCAGTAATTCggaattacgtcgtgtagtaattatttactacacgacgtaattctttaggtagtgtagtaattggaattactacactacgtaattatttacgtcgtgtagtaattcgaattactacacgaccttaattatttgatgtagcgacactaattcatttaacgtcatgacattaaatcGTTGGGCAGTAATTCAGAAttgcgtcgtgtagtaattcgaattactacactacgtaaataattacgtcgtgtagtaattcgaattactacactacgtaattatttacgtcgtgtagtaaattGAATTACGACACGACGTATATCCGTGTTTTTGACGGTCTCCTGCTTCCATAGATATAAACCCCGGATGAATGGCTCGTAATGGCGTTTtgttcccttttccctttctcatTCCGCTTACCGGAGTAATAATTAAAATTTCTACGCGACACGCATTATTCCCAATTATATCATCTGAGCGTAAAATTGGTCAGGGCGTGCCCATTATCTAATAAAAACAAGATTCTCGAGAATGGGAAAATAAATGCGAGATACTAATTTGATTCTTACTGCTTTCCGCTTGCCCATTAAACAGCATGATAATCTATGATATTGTTGAGGCGACATTGTGCCCACCATgcctaaacaaaataatatcataaacCAGTGacgaatttattattttgtataaaaaaaacggaacAGTAATCAGTAATTCGAACAGACAGACGTCAACTTGTCACAGTTgaaatacttttcatttttggaGAACTCATGTTGATCATGCCACAATCGCATTCACCGCCAGTCCTTCTCTGACAGTtgccgtctctctctctctgatatatatatatatatatatatatatatatatatatatatatatatatatatatatatatatatatatatatatatatatatatatatatattatatatatgtttttcataacataaaaaacatgatatattaaaaaaactgttTTCAGCATGAATCatagagaattaaaaaaaatataattctttaCAAATGTGATCTACTACCAAATTATAATaaacacaatttgcaggagGACTATCATCATACGCAGATTGCTTGAAAGAAAATGACAACCCCATAATATTTCAAAgctcattaaaatcaataataccTTTATACAGCAGAATGGGAATATCAGTTCATAATTTGAATACtgaagatggagatgataaggatgatggtgacaatggtgaagatgaaggccatggagatgatgatggtggagctAATGGTGAAATGATTGTTgatacagaatttttttttgaaatattctgataataacatgGATTTAACGGCATCCCCATTCctctctctgtttctgtctccatctctttcacctttttttttcttctacacATTAATTTTGGTGTGAGGTACGTACAGTGACATTACGcattccccctcccccttcaaaGTTCTTTTTAACACTCTTGCACTTTCGGCAATTCGAAAAGGGAAATGACTTAATGTTAATCCATGCAaaaatcgttttgaataaaaatatttttataagcaTATACgcaattttattgttttattttgcataaaaatatcTTCATTGAGGTTGGAGTAAAATTATTGAACGTATTGACCATGAAGTTTGGAATGTTTCGATATAATAATGCGTTTACCCGTCTTGAGAAGTTTTCAAAGTCCTCCGCTCTTGTAGAGGGGCCCGGGAGTATAGGCCTTGAAGATAAATATATCAATCAAAGGACCATTACAACTAGTCcatgtcatgaaaaaaatagcAAGGCAAATAGTAATCAAAATGCAAAGTAAcacagaaatatgaatattaattaaaGGGGCACTCCgtgctgaaagtatttatatctaaatagagtaaaattcaccgaGCAAATTTGTTATCGACATCTGATAACaaattaagttatttaattttaaagtttagcaatattttgtgtaaacAGTTTAGTgaacgtcgtcatgaatattaattagatgggctgatgacgtcacatccACACTATACctttttcttgtgttattatatgaaatcataatcatttcattttttacatacaaGTGTGGACGACATGTCTCCCTTAATAATTTGCAGCAAGTAATATcttatgcattaaatcagtcgtcaatccaactttttttttagttatttggggaaatatttgaataaaaatataacaaatacaAAACGAACAAGTGGGGGTTACGACATTATCAGTTTGCTTATTGAATTGAGGACATGCACAGAaatgtttcaccgaaataatgcaaatctttgatatgtcataattttgttattccttgtccgattttgatcaaattttcagtgtttagtttgtctgattttctttatctgttcaaattaaataatttttatcctgGATTACCCCTTTAAGTAGAGACAATTATTTGTAATTGTGTAATCAAATTCAAGTTATCAAGAAGGGGTAAACGTGGGAGGGAAAATGGTCAAATTGAGAAAGTGGAAGGGGGTATGAGAATTAccaaataagaaacaaaaaggagtggaaaaaataaaataaagtcaaatggGATTCCAGTCGTTTTCAAAATGATCATTTACCTAAACCGAAGTTCGGGCTCTCTAGTTTCTTCAGATGAGGGACCGATCCCCCGATCCAAACCTTGAGCGAAAATCTCAATCCACGAAATTTAGAACTCAATCTTATTTTTAATCTAATTTGGGATTGGTCTCCCACCACAATCAAATACATTGATTTTTAATCTGATtataaatttcaaagaaaaaaatcaaaaaaaaaaaagaaaggagaaatttattttctctcACCCTCGCTGTATTGTTTTCTTCATAAGTAagcagataatttattttttataataatattacaaaaatatgataaatttgaaaatcgcagccactatataaatatactctactgcgctttgATTACTCCTATATACTTATACCATGGACCCAGATGTGTCTTCATTAATGTTTTTAAAGCAGGTACAGATTGTGTCATTCTATAATTCTTATTCTAAGGGGAAGTTGGTTCCATAATTTTGGAGCTGCGTATAGCTAAATGCATAGTCTCCAAGAGTTGCCTTGGTTTTATTGTATACGGTATTTAAATTAAGTTGAAATGGAAAGAATGTAATGGTGAATACTTGACATTACTCACATCATGGTAATCAAATTCTCACCAAAGTATAAATTTCATCATAAGGCACGTTACAAAGATAATCATAATTTagcaaaattattaatttgctAAATCCAAGAAATTGGAAACAATAATTCCACTTGATATAGAGCCAGTCTAAATGTTCCTATTACAGTgtaaatgtataggcctatatatatctcACTTTTTTAGAGCGCACCAAATGATActtttaaatcaatttagggTGGCGTTTCATAATGATGTTGGCAAGTAATGCACGCTGATCTGTATACTATCAGTGGCGGTTgtatttccatttggtctaatgccaattcgtccaatggcgaactcgtctactatcatttggtctaccagcagttcgtccactatccacatggactaattgccatttcgtccactcaccattttgtctaataaccagttggtccaatagtcatttagtccatgtaccatttggtctaaatggagtaagtgttaattgggcgaagtGATTGAAAGGAAATTGGGTATTAGACCACTTGGTtatcagacgaaatggtcatTGATTTACAATCTCACAGATTTAATCATAATCCCATCAATTTTAGATAGTGTAATAGTTCATTTTTTCGAAAATAGCACACAATTAAGTGTTAGACAGCTGAAATCCGTCTGTTTGGAGGCGTTTTTAACCCTTTGCACGCTGGTGTTGCATTGTTGCACATTgtacaaataaattaaacaatagtaataatCAGTTACCTTCCCTGCCTTCATATTAGAAAAGCTAGTAAATGGCAATCATTCTTGGATAACATCTGTTTAATAATCAACAGTATCGATTGTGCAATTTAGAATTCTTGATTCAAAGAAAGTAACATGGAGAcaatacccggggggggggggccacttccattgacaagtggataccatgcgcgaccattgtggtctcgaaaagcaccctaaacacgtattttccatattctgaaaatgcaccccttaacaagtattggcgtctgaaaccctacccttaacaagtattggaaacaaaatgatactcttggcaagtattccctgaaatgaacccctaaacaagtaggtcctacagcgatattttatgtTATGTCACGgatccgtcggtcgtcggttttacctttacacaccattttggtttagtacggccccaccttccacacctcttgcaaatcggactctaatcacgtagtgttggggcaaaaaggactctaatcacgtagtgttggggcaaaaaggacatcctttataaaacagtttaattttgttttatcatccccgcaaatttgacccttaacacgtagctttcctagcgaaatagatacccctttttcattatttttgtgtttttgacacccttatcacgttacgtacgtaacgtgccctgtcttgaaaaagacaccctttttacgtgtttttttggtcgcgcatggtatccactcgtcaatgtaagtgcccccccccccccgggagacaATAGTCATTATTATCCCCAAAAATTAATGCAGCGAACAAAGaataaacctttttttacttCCTCTCAATTGTAGCGGAGCAATATGTAGTCCATTGCAACAACCGACgaaacagagactgaagctttcgGTTTAAGAATATGTATGCCACGCCCTCATGCAGAAATGGGGCTACAGCAGGGATGGAGGCGCTGCATGCGACTGTGGCCGGGGAGGATCAGACGATGCAACACTTTTGGTCTGCCCCTTCTACCAGAGCCGAGTGCCCTGctgggccccgtttcataaaggacttgcaactgttgtaacgtTGCCatcatggcaactaccatggaaaccttgattatgattggttgCTGAGCCCGGTTACCATGgcagttgccattatggcaacgttacaacagttgcaagtcccttatgaaacgggcccctggagtcctttaaccccccccccccagccagaTCTTGTACCCTCCACTGGACAAGACGTGTGTAGTGACccgaaaagaagaggaagaacaacAAGCCCTAACAAAATACATTCAAATGAAAATCGACTCCAATGTAAAACCCAAATAATAGTTGAGATTGTAATATCAAGAATGAAAAAGATCTAAGCACACACAAAACAGAATTATGCTACCGTGACACAAACGAAACCGACTTCAAACCGACCGATGGCATGTCATTGGAAATATGGACCTACTCTGAGtcagagcatggacctacttgTAGGTCAATGGTCAGAGTCCAtgttggaaataacgtaatagatgATCGGTCTAGTTGGTTCGCCGATGTGACCATGTACATAAGAGAGACGGTCGTGCTACAGTTGCACacacgaaaccgactccaaaccgaccgatgctatgtcattggaaataacgtagaGGCTTTGGTCGGTCTTGAGTCAGCTTTGCATGTGGTGAAACAGTAGCATAAAAAGGAAAGtcctatcatttatttttatcaatgagTCTGGCGGTCGACGAATCTTGGATGGGGGCGCCCTCCCCTCCGAAAGTTGTTTCCGAGTAGAATCTGTCGTATTTTCTCAGTGTGCCGTGAAGCCGGTCAAACATCATCGTGTTCACTCCGAAATTACAATGGAAATACCTAAAAttgagagacaaaaaaaaaacagaaatatatcttacatgaaaaataattacattgagtgccttttcttttgaataataaCAATGTTGACAAAAGGCAAATGTTGATCTGAATAGATACGCTCGCTATTATtaagttttcaattttttttccattaaaaacataatacaaagcaACATAAATCatatacaattttacagatttttacATTCTTACAATCGTAAAAAAGCAGTATAAAATTGAGCACAAATGGAATTGAATTCCAGGTATCTGGATCAAActcgttttttttataaactaaCTTCATTCGGCAAGACTTCTTTTCATTCGAGTCTTTCAATTTAAAATTATCGAAGAGAAAGTAACACTTATTTACATAATGGAATCAATAACTGAATATATGCATTCACCTTCAATCAAATAGTTTAGCGGAGACAGAACTTAAGGCATTTGTCCTCTTTACTGTACAGTGTTCTGCGGATTCAATTTTGAGTGGGTTCGTTTCTCAGTAAAATAACAATGAAGTTTGTTACAATactactataaaaaaaaaactcttgctGGGTTTCGAATATCATTTGAACAGTACCTATGGTGATCGTCATGAAACATTACActaggttgccatggtaatgcagAATGTAGATCAATGCCCGAATGAGACAGAATACCGTGGTATACTCCATAGACCAACCAGAAGAGATATACACctagaaaatgaaatcaaaatatcctaggtcaagtccatcccaacaatatgttgatttgtataaagagacaaaaatgaaacaagcataacattgaaaatcaattttcatatctaaattgaatgaaatttttcCTAGATTATAATTCAACGGCAAAGAACCTCTATATGCAGTAAAACAGTATTTTACGATTGATATCTTTCTAACTGTACTAAAGGACCATGTCTGTGGAAACACGCCCCTCGTGTAGGCGTATTCATAGATCTCGGAAAATAACAAGCTCAATCAAACTTTCAGCCAATGAGAGATCatgatttgtaaataatgacGTAATTATGCCTCGAGGAGTAAGTAGTCATAAACGCGCATATGGGATTTGGGTATGGGCATTTTGTTTCAAACAAAGATCATTTggaaattttgtgatttatttcaatttgttataataaaaacattaaaaaaaataaataaaaaaaagatagaacccttaaaaaaaggttcaaatcaattcaattcaattgttttattttccactttcaatttcaacATGGTTGACTGGTCTACCGCAATGATCTGTTCAAAGTAGACAAATGATTGATAGCTTCCGTTACATGGTGACCATATATAGTTTGATACTTTCAATAACTAGCCAATCAGATCGAGGCATCCATTCTTGATCGCATTATGGCGCGTTCTGATTGGCATATACTTTAATGACGTCATGATCGCGTACAATCAAATGATTTACCCGCGTGTAATGGGACCAGGAAAATCGGAACCTCGAGGAGAAACTGGAAGATGATGAATTCATACGGATGCATGGCAGCTGCTGACCAGGGGGTTGGAGCTTTGAAGCGATGATGAAGCTTGTGATATCGACGGTAAAAGACTGGATGGTGCATCGTTCGGTGGGTGTAATACGTGGACGCTTCGTTGTACACATAGAAACCGgggatggaaagaaggaagtaGCCCCATCCGTAGTCTCCGATGTTGTAATAAAGTTTCGTCTCGCCTCCGTTCATGATATAAGTGACTAAAATACCTATTGATAAATAAAAGTCTCCGGTAAACGTAATCTGACTGAATTTTTAGCTTCAAGGCATAGGGACAATATGACTGACTGAGTGAATATATACAAATGGAAAAAAAGTTCCTCAAGGAAAGCACACATTTTCTGAGtcctttgagaaaaaaaatatgtaaggaTATAACCCGCGATATAATAACTGAATCATCTCTCAactaaattcatattttctaaaatacttcatttaaaaaaaaaatcgatatttTTACCATTTGGCCTTAGGCCTATCTTATGCTCAAATCATACCAGTTAAAATAAGATCACCAAGGACAAATCTTGTGTATTTGACGAAGACCAGGGGCAGGAGTGTTCGATGAGGAAAGCAGTGActcaaaacatatatatttttttcgaaCCAGCAAATATCCCTTTCTTTCAGACATTCCATATTTAAATTTACCCCGTTTATTAATCACGCGGTCCTGATAACtcatccctcccccccccccctcccgccaGCAGGAAGTCATCCTTACCTGATGAAATTGCACCGATTGCCATGTTGAAAGACCCTAACCAAAATTCCAATTTGTCGTCGGCGGGCTGCAAGAACCGATCCGGCTGGCATTTCCAGTCTGTCGCCCTCTCACGACGTTGGATATAGTAGTACCATTTGAGAAAACCACCAACTCcataaaagatgaaaaatgcTCCAACAAATGACAAGGGAAGGTAATATTGTATATCCtgttcaataaataaaattaagataatttaatGATGATATGTTTGACAAAAAGTATGACGAATAATTTCCacaattttcttgattttcatgttgaTCGGTTATAATTAGAGGGCCTTTATATCATTAGTCAATCATAGAATAAGGAATTTACATTTTGTGAAATTCTTCAGTCTCATTGGTGCGATCAACCAGTGACTACCAAAGGCGGCGCTACAGGGGACAGGGGTGGCACCCCCgtgatttttttcaagtagtgaagaaaagagaaaatggaagaaattaagaaaaattaaaagagaATAATATTATAAAAGAGAGCTTTGTTTCTTGTTAAAATTCCAATTTGTCATCGGCGTGCTGCAAAAACCTATACGGCTGGCATTTCCAGTCTGATTAAttcaattgataaaaatatctaATTTTTAGTCTTGCCACCCACCTGACGGCGCCGCCTCTGGCgacaaaatatacataatgtaataacaataatcatgGTTGCATAGTATAGTTTTCACCAAAATGAGACCCGTCTTTTCAACGTCAtagatcattaaaaaaactacAAAAACATATTATTAGAATAACAAGgaatattactattttttctacTGTTAGATATATAACATACTTTCATGAAATGATCATTAATGACAGAGCCATCATCCGTCATATTTGTTCGATCCTTAACTCCTGCCCTCCAGGTTGCGTCTCCTTGCCATAGTCTTTTAGCttggatgaaaataaacaaCCATTCCCCTGAAAAGGAAGAATataaccatgtacatgtatcgcTAAgggaaattccataaaatgatcaaccttatttggacgtccgacccccatttttctcaagtcttacttcactttataaactgaccaagtcctGGTCATTTGacagcattacagactgtcataagaaccagaaatcagaaacagaaaaagtCCCACATGTGGGGAGTGTCGGACATACTTATGCCCCTAAGATACTTTAACTACCATTATCTACCATGTCTACTATCATATCAGAAACATTTCTTACATGCAAGATAATAATGGTCAGTcgtatatgaagagtttagttgcaaaaggggttaggtccactttggaccattccgagaaaaaccatgttttttattctgacttattgcaatattcttatgagaaactaaattgtcatgatgtactaccctatcatgtgaacataaaattgggtataaaagaaatctacctgtcttcaatttttttcgatatatttaaaaaaaatcatcattgtggacctacccttttgcaagtaaactgaaatgaatccaatctcttttgattaaaaaagtgatttttctttgccactttcattcacgttgtcatttgaatttcaaattgtttttgctatcatcagagtgactaaaaatttagaggtttagagacagaaaacaataaaatttatgaaaaatggacctaaccccttttgacaaatgagttcttcagaagagtttagttgcaaaaggggttaggtccactccaagaaaatcatttttttaattctcccatattgcaatattcttatgcgaaactgaattttcatgataccctaccatgagtacataaaattgggtataagagaaatctacctgtcttcatattttttaagatattcttttccaaaaaaaatctgtgtggacctaaccccttttgcaactaaactgaagtGGACCTAactccttttgaaaaaaaaagtgatttttctttgccattttagttcattttttaataggaatttcaacttttctttggtatcatcttatagagctactaaaaatcaaatttaagacataaaaatcaaatttgatcggatgaaaaatggacctaaccccttttgcaagtgaacTCTTCATATGCTTCGAACAAGTAAGGAACAGAACAATATTCGCCACTAATCTATGCAATGATTATCCGCAAAGGTCACAATATTTTGcctccaccccctccccctacccccccccccggatagtagctggaaagtaattatGACCAACTTTAATGCAGGGGATATGATATCCATGCACAAAGTGTATCATTAcaaatttctttcaatttattaattaatgtttattttatttgaagggCGGCAATGtatggaaataaaacaattattttactttttttaatatccagttcaagaaaataaaatgaaatcagcCCTGCATCATTAGATTTTAGTATATTGTATGAATATTTACCTCTTAATCCTGTCGCGAGTATTGCTGTAAAAAGAGCACCAAGTCCGAAAAGTATAGCTCTTTTCATCCGGATCAACACCACCGGCATGACCGGGACAGCATGGTAGCTAGTAGATTCAGTCATATCTTTTGCtttcaacaaaacaaataaatattttagaaataaagcTTATTCAAAATAACATCAGCCAATGAAGGACAGCACCATTCGATTAATGATTACCTTCAGTTGACCGTGCTGAAGTTCGATCATTGAAGTAGGCAATTAAAGACAGCGAAAATCGCAATTACGATTATGATGTTTTCATggagattttacaaaatatgattgATTCAACTATATGATTTTGAATCTGTTACacaaaacaaatcaatgaatACTCGGAAACATACAGTAAATCATTACCTATTTATCGAAATGGGCTGCGAGACATGTTGTTATATAGTTATCCCAGGATTTACCATTTTAAACAAACGTACGTGAACCGACTATGAATCAGTTACCTTGCCATGAAAATCTGACGTTATCTGTCATGATTATATCTCAGCCCCATGACGTAATAATGCAAACATAATTAAAGTCAGGGGTTAACACTAATTTGACTTAGGAAAATGTCCAATTGATATGTTTTATGTTTGTCTAAAGTATGTTATTGTATAttggtattgtgattcatggGCCATCAATCCGAACATAACAGGAACATATAGTACCcgatcaaaatgaaaatcttgtCTTTTCTTGTCCAATAATAACTTATTAATGATAAGGGTGCACAATCACTgaacatgggcggaaatcccaggggggacagggggtcgcgccccctacccaaaatagtaggagggacgcaatatcaaatgtccccctactattttttggtcttttatgatgaaaataaatacatcattcaaaatcgacataaaacatgtattttggacgagatgaccttatttgggtgataacctttttttttaattcttgtcaaattttccatccATTGGTCCCCCTAACtctggggagagatttccgcctaTGTCACTGAATAGCCCTTAAAATCATACAACATCGGAATGCAAATCCaacccaaattaaaaaaaaaaattatcggaagaagaaaaatcaggCATGTACATGGGTGAAAGTTTTGACAAATTCGGACAAACTatgagaaagaaatgaatttctaaaagttgtaaaaattggCAATCGCTTTATCCATGGAGACTACAAATTGACCGCATTTATAGCGATgccatagtgatgtaaggcaaggtcTGCTCTCCCAATACTCCAATACATAGAATTGTTAAATTGTCggatttttttcctattttttcaattttcaacctttatttttctttcatgaggatatGAAGCCTTGCATTACATTGGTTAAATTTGGATTACTGCCCCAAGGGAACAAGTACTTGAGAAAAACAACAAATCTACATAACGTCATAACCTGTAGGAAAGCTGACATCCCCACTTGCCAATCTGATATTTACATAGTTTTAGGGATCTCAATTAAAAAAAcggtcataactttcttgttgcttgtccgatttatttcaaacttttaccAGTTTTCACTTGTTTACTCCTTTTCCgtacaacattttatgaccaagtttgcaccccccccccccattcagaaagatagataaagaaACTCAATGTTCCAGTTTATATGCCCTACATTGTACGTGTGGatgctacactctaaaaatattgggtaaatatgctccatgagggtaatgcatgtccaaccaacattgggcatttctttggagcatttttatttatccagtgtgatgaaaattctgcccattctaaagtaattgctgctcatttttttaactttactggacaatatgcttcccgcattgggtaaaatactgtccCACATTGGTTGGACAGATAGACCTAATTACCCACGTGCTGGTTAAatgttacccaatatttttgtacataaaaaaatgttttgtaggCATGTTCGATCGAGGCATGTCAGGTACATTTAAAAAGGATATTTATACGAATTAAGATTCAATAAACTAGCAAAAAGGCAAAAATATATGCTTTCATAAGCTAAAAAAGGGATATCTACAATTATGACAAGACCATGCACTAACTATAAAACAATGAAAGTGAACAACATGCCTGCATGGCAAACAGTCAGATTGATCTATCGTAAATTTGTCATTATACTTCCACGGAGATTGTGATTGGCAGATATGGTAAAGTAATAAGCCCAGAACCAGGCGGCGGACAGCCTAGGCATGGCTTACTGAAAGCTTAGAAGGAAAAACTGATGAAAATACCGTATATATATAGCGCCAAAATGCAGTAGGTGCCACGCCCACTCCCGACTTTAGCCAGGACGACGTAAAAAtgactaataaaaaaatgaaatatattcatatt contains:
- the LOC129281628 gene encoding uncharacterized protein LOC129281628, yielding MTESTSYHAVPVMPVVLIRMKRAILFGLGALFTAILATGLRGEWLFIFIQAKRLWQGDATWRAGVKDRTNMTDDGSVINDHFMKDIQYYLPLSFVGAFFIFYGVGGFLKWYYYIQRRERATDWKCQPDRFLQPADDKLEFWLGSFNMAIGAISSGILVTYIMNGGETKLYYNIGDYGWGYFLLSIPGFYVYNEASTYYTHRTMHHPVFYRRYHKLHHRFKAPTPWSAAAMHPYEFIIFQFLLEVPIFLVPLHAGVYLFWLVYGVYHGILSHSGIDLHSALPWQPSVMFHDDHHRYFHCNFGVNTMMFDRLHGTLRKYDRFYSETTFGGEGAPIQDSSTARLIDKNK